The following proteins come from a genomic window of Pseudomonas sp. Z8(2022):
- a CDS encoding M16 family metallopeptidase, whose amino-acid sequence MNAIARRSIGLLFGALCVPLAAFASSAQPTHEFTLNNGLKVIVREDHRAPVVVSQLWYKVGSSYETPGSTGLSHALEHMMFKGSRKFGPGEASRILRELGAEENAFTSDDYTAYYQVLASDRLGVALELEADRLSSLKLPADEFAKEIEVIKEERRLRTDDRPSSLAFERFKAMAYPASGYGIPTIGWMADLERMQIDELRAWYQKWYAPNNATLVLVGDVNVDEVRTQVQRYFGDIPRREVPTAKLPLELAAAGERRTTLYLKTQLPNLIMGFNVPGLATSETPRQVYALRLAAALLDGGYSARLSTRLERGEELVSGASAWYNAFTRGDSLFVLSATPNVQKGRTLEQAEAGLWRELEELKKAPPSADELARVRAQVIAGLVFERDSITSQATSIGQLETVGLSWQLIDQELAELEAVTPADIQQAARTFFVHGRLSVAHVLPEESRDEESRHED is encoded by the coding sequence ATGAATGCCATTGCCCGCCGTTCCATCGGCCTGCTGTTCGGCGCCCTTTGCGTGCCACTCGCGGCCTTCGCGTCTTCCGCTCAACCAACCCACGAATTCACCCTCAACAACGGCCTCAAGGTCATCGTCCGCGAGGATCACCGCGCCCCGGTGGTGGTCTCCCAGCTCTGGTACAAGGTCGGCTCCAGCTACGAGACGCCCGGCTCCACCGGCCTGTCCCATGCACTGGAACACATGATGTTCAAGGGCAGCCGCAAGTTCGGCCCCGGTGAAGCCTCGCGCATCCTGCGTGAGCTGGGCGCCGAAGAGAACGCCTTCACCAGCGACGACTACACCGCCTACTACCAGGTGCTGGCCAGCGACCGCCTGGGCGTGGCACTGGAGCTGGAAGCCGACCGTCTCTCCAGCCTGAAGCTGCCGGCAGACGAGTTCGCCAAGGAAATTGAAGTCATCAAGGAAGAGCGCCGCCTGCGCACCGACGACCGCCCGTCCTCGCTGGCCTTCGAACGCTTCAAGGCCATGGCCTACCCGGCCAGCGGCTACGGCATCCCCACCATCGGCTGGATGGCCGACCTCGAACGCATGCAGATCGACGAGCTGCGCGCCTGGTACCAGAAGTGGTACGCGCCGAACAACGCCACTCTGGTGCTGGTCGGCGACGTGAACGTGGATGAGGTCAGGACCCAGGTGCAGCGCTACTTCGGCGACATCCCGCGCCGCGAGGTGCCGACCGCCAAACTGCCGCTGGAGCTGGCTGCAGCGGGCGAACGACGCACCACCCTGTATCTCAAGACCCAACTGCCCAATCTGATCATGGGCTTCAACGTGCCGGGCCTGGCCACCAGCGAAACGCCACGCCAGGTCTACGCCCTGCGCCTGGCCGCGGCCCTGCTCGATGGTGGTTACAGCGCACGCCTGTCCACACGCCTGGAGCGCGGCGAGGAACTCGTGTCCGGCGCCAGCGCCTGGTACAACGCCTTCACCCGTGGCGACAGCCTGTTCGTCCTCTCGGCGACGCCCAACGTGCAGAAGGGCAGGACGCTGGAGCAGGCCGAGGCCGGTCTGTGGCGCGAGCTGGAGGAGTTGAAGAAAGCCCCGCCATCGGCTGACGAACTGGCGCGAGTGCGCGCCCAGGTCATCGCCGGCCTGGTATTCGAGCGCGACTCGATCACCAGCCAGGCCACCAGCATCGGCCAACTGGAAACCGTCGGCCTGTCCTGGCAGCTGATCGATCAGGAACTGGCCGAACTGGAAGCCGTGACCCCGGCCGACATCCAGCAGGCTGCCCGTACCTTCTTCGTTCACGGGCGCCTGAGTGTCGCCCACGTTCTGCCCGAAGAGTCCCGCGATGAGGAGTCCCGCCATGAAGACTGA
- the ftsY gene encoding signal recognition particle-docking protein FtsY → MFGSNDDKKSPAEAGAQTPPVTEEKKSLFSWWRKKPAETVAEPAQPAEQAAVPAPGEPSTPEPVPEAAPTVESQVADAMPAPAPQPAPPVAETPAAAPVPAEPPAVAEPVIEAAAVAAAPAPAAASATQDKPGFFARLKQGLSKTSASLGEGMASLFLGKKAIDDDLLDDLETRLLTADVGVEATTTIIGNLTKRVARKELADSGALYKALQEELVGLLKPVEQPLVIDGAKQPYVILVVGVNGVGKTTTIGKLAKKLQQDGKKVMLAAGDTFRAAAVEQLQVWGERNNIAVIAQHTGADSASVIFDAVQAAKSRGIDVLIADTAGRLHTKDNLMEELKKVRRVIGKLDETAPHEVLLVLDAGTGQNAISQAKQFNQTVNLTGLALTKLDGTAKGGVIFALAKQFGLPIRYIGVGEGIDDLRPFEAQAFVQALFEERERG, encoded by the coding sequence ATGTTTGGTTCCAATGACGACAAGAAGTCGCCGGCCGAGGCTGGCGCGCAGACCCCGCCTGTGACCGAAGAAAAGAAATCCCTGTTCAGCTGGTGGCGCAAGAAACCGGCAGAGACCGTTGCCGAGCCGGCACAGCCCGCCGAGCAGGCTGCTGTCCCGGCACCTGGCGAGCCGTCGACGCCTGAGCCTGTCCCCGAAGCCGCGCCGACAGTCGAGTCGCAAGTGGCCGACGCCATGCCTGCTCCGGCCCCGCAGCCTGCGCCGCCAGTCGCCGAAACCCCGGCTGCCGCACCTGTGCCGGCCGAGCCGCCAGCCGTAGCCGAGCCCGTCATCGAGGCCGCTGCGGTAGCTGCTGCGCCAGCACCTGCCGCCGCATCGGCCACGCAGGACAAGCCCGGCTTCTTCGCCCGCCTCAAGCAGGGCCTGTCGAAGACCAGCGCCAGCCTCGGTGAAGGCATGGCCAGCCTGTTCCTCGGCAAGAAAGCCATCGACGACGACCTGCTCGACGATCTGGAAACCCGCCTGCTGACGGCCGACGTCGGCGTTGAAGCGACCACCACCATCATCGGCAACCTGACCAAGCGCGTGGCGCGCAAGGAACTGGCCGACAGCGGCGCGTTGTACAAGGCTCTGCAGGAAGAGCTGGTCGGCCTGCTCAAGCCGGTCGAGCAGCCGCTGGTCATCGACGGCGCCAAGCAGCCCTACGTGATCCTCGTGGTCGGCGTGAACGGCGTGGGCAAGACCACCACCATCGGCAAGCTGGCCAAGAAGCTGCAGCAAGACGGCAAGAAGGTCATGCTCGCCGCCGGCGATACCTTCCGCGCCGCGGCCGTGGAACAGCTGCAGGTCTGGGGCGAGCGCAACAACATCGCGGTCATCGCGCAGCACACCGGCGCCGATTCGGCCTCGGTGATCTTCGATGCGGTGCAGGCTGCCAAGTCCCGTGGCATCGATGTGCTGATCGCTGATACCGCCGGGCGCCTGCACACCAAGGACAACCTGATGGAAGAGCTGAAGAAGGTCCGTCGGGTGATCGGCAAGCTGGACGAGACGGCTCCGCACGAAGTGTTGCTGGTGCTCGACGCCGGTACCGGCCAGAACGCCATCAGCCAGGCCAAGCAGTTCAACCAGACGGTGAACCTCACCGGCCTGGCGCTGACCAAACTCGACGGCACCGCCAAGGGCGGTGTCATCTTCGCCCTGGCCAAGCAGTTCGGCCTGCCGATTCGCTACATCGGCGTGGGCGAGGGCATCGATGACCTGCGTCCGTTCGAGGCGCAGGCTTTCGTCCAGGCACTCTTCGAGGAGCGTGAGCGCGGATGA
- the ftsE gene encoding cell division ATP-binding protein FtsE, giving the protein MIRFEQVAKRYPNGHVGLHELTFRVRPGEFLFVTGHSGAGKSTLLRLLLAMERPTSGKLLLAGQDLSTITNAQIPFLRRQIGVVFQNHQLLFDRTVYDNVALPLQILGLSKPEIAKRVGAALERVSLSDKAAQAPGDLSTGQQQRVGIARAIVHRPALLLADEPTGNLDPRLAAEIMGVFEDINQLGTTVLIASHDLALIARMRQRMLTLQRGRLIGDGEAA; this is encoded by the coding sequence ATGATCCGATTCGAGCAGGTCGCCAAGCGTTATCCCAATGGCCATGTCGGGCTGCACGAGCTGACTTTCCGCGTTCGCCCCGGCGAATTTCTCTTCGTCACCGGACACTCCGGTGCCGGCAAGAGCACGCTGCTGCGCCTGCTGCTGGCGATGGAGCGGCCCACCAGCGGTAAATTGCTGCTGGCCGGGCAGGACCTGTCGACCATCACCAACGCGCAGATTCCCTTTCTGCGCCGGCAGATCGGCGTGGTGTTCCAGAACCACCAGCTGCTGTTCGACCGTACTGTGTATGACAACGTCGCTTTGCCGCTGCAGATTCTTGGTCTGTCCAAGCCGGAAATCGCCAAGCGCGTCGGCGCAGCGCTGGAGCGTGTCAGCCTGAGCGACAAGGCTGCGCAGGCGCCGGGTGATCTGTCCACCGGCCAGCAGCAGCGCGTCGGCATCGCCCGCGCCATCGTCCACCGTCCGGCGCTGCTGCTGGCGGACGAGCCAACCGGTAACCTCGACCCGCGCCTGGCCGCCGAGATCATGGGCGTGTTCGAGGACATCAATCAGCTGGGCACCACGGTGCTGATCGCCAGCCACGACCTGGCGCTGATCGCACGCATGCGTCAGCGCATGCTCACCCTGCAACGCGGTCGCCTGATCGGTGACGGGGAGGCTGCCTGA
- the ftsX gene encoding permease-like cell division protein FtsX, which produces MSASKMPTPQPAERVGAAPRNKVVDRPADEPDFRTLFHAWLESHRASLVDSLRRLGRQPIGSFFTCWVMAVALSLPMGLSLLLDNVEKLGGSWQRAAQISLFLDMSAGEPDGQALREQIAAMDDVAEAEWISREQALEEFQQLSGLGQALKELPENPLPGVVLVTPREVDRAKLEALRQRLAELPKVEQAQLDLVWVERLTAILKLGDRFVFGLSLLLILALLLVIGNTIRLHIENRRAEIEVIKLVGGTDGYVRRPFLYMGALYGFGAGIFAWLLLAFGLDWLNDAVVRLAGLYGSDFALGGVPSGDGFSLLLGAVLLGYIGAWLAVARHLNELAPR; this is translated from the coding sequence ATGAGCGCATCGAAGATGCCCACGCCGCAACCGGCCGAGCGGGTCGGCGCGGCGCCGCGCAACAAGGTGGTCGATCGCCCGGCCGATGAGCCGGATTTCCGTACGCTGTTCCATGCCTGGCTGGAAAGCCATCGCGCCAGCCTGGTGGATAGCCTGCGCCGGTTGGGGCGCCAGCCCATCGGCAGTTTCTTCACCTGCTGGGTGATGGCTGTGGCGCTGAGTCTGCCCATGGGCCTGTCGCTGCTGCTGGACAATGTCGAGAAACTCGGCGGCTCCTGGCAGCGCGCAGCGCAGATTTCCCTGTTCCTCGACATGTCCGCGGGCGAGCCTGACGGCCAGGCGCTGCGCGAGCAGATCGCGGCAATGGATGACGTCGCCGAAGCGGAGTGGATCAGCCGCGAGCAGGCGCTGGAAGAGTTCCAGCAGCTGTCCGGCCTGGGGCAGGCGCTCAAGGAACTGCCGGAGAACCCTCTGCCAGGAGTCGTGCTGGTGACGCCCAGGGAGGTTGACAGGGCCAAGCTGGAAGCCTTGCGCCAGCGCCTGGCGGAGTTGCCCAAGGTGGAGCAGGCGCAGCTGGATCTGGTCTGGGTCGAGCGTCTGACCGCCATCCTCAAGCTGGGTGATCGCTTCGTCTTCGGCCTCAGCCTGCTGCTGATCCTGGCCCTGCTGCTGGTGATCGGCAACACCATCCGCCTGCATATCGAGAATCGCCGCGCCGAGATCGAGGTGATCAAGCTGGTAGGTGGAACCGATGGCTACGTGCGGCGTCCCTTCTTATATATGGGCGCACTCTACGGTTTCGGTGCGGGCATCTTCGCCTGGCTGCTGCTGGCCTTCGGGCTGGATTGGCTGAACGATGCCGTAGTACGTCTGGCCGGTCTTTACGGTAGCGATTTCGCCCTGGGTGGCGTACCTTCTGGCGACGGTTTTTCGCTGCTGCTCGGCGCCGTGCTGTTGGGCTATATTGGCGCCTGGCTGGCGGTAGCGCGTCATCTGAACGAGCTGGCACCCCGTTAG
- the rpoH gene encoding RNA polymerase sigma factor RpoH, with protein MSTSLQPVHALVPGANLEAYVHAVNSIPLLTPEQERELAENLYYRQDLEAARQMVLAHLRFVVHIARSYSGYGLAQADLIQEGNVGLMKAVKRFNPEMGVRLVSFAVHWIRAEIHEFILKNWRIVKVATTKAQRKLFFNLRSQKKRLAWLNNDEVTAVAESLGVEPHEVREMESRLTGQDMAFDPAADADDDSAFQSPAHYLEDHRYDPARQLEDADWSDSSSSNLHEALESLDERSRDILYQRWLAEEKATLHDLAAKYNVSAERIRQLEKNAMNKLKGCIAA; from the coding sequence ATGTCCACTTCCTTGCAACCTGTCCATGCCCTTGTTCCAGGCGCCAACCTGGAAGCTTACGTGCATGCGGTCAACAGCATTCCGCTGCTGACGCCCGAGCAGGAGCGTGAACTGGCCGAAAATCTCTACTACCGGCAGGATCTCGAGGCCGCCCGCCAGATGGTGCTGGCCCACCTGCGTTTCGTGGTTCACATCGCGCGCAGCTACTCCGGTTATGGCCTGGCTCAGGCGGATCTGATCCAGGAAGGCAACGTCGGCCTGATGAAGGCGGTCAAGCGCTTCAATCCGGAAATGGGTGTACGTCTGGTGTCCTTTGCAGTGCACTGGATCCGTGCGGAAATCCACGAGTTCATCCTGAAGAACTGGCGCATCGTCAAGGTGGCCACCACCAAGGCGCAGCGCAAACTGTTCTTCAACCTGCGCAGCCAGAAGAAGCGTCTGGCCTGGCTGAACAACGATGAAGTCACCGCTGTGGCCGAAAGTCTGGGTGTCGAACCGCACGAAGTGCGCGAGATGGAAAGTCGCCTTACCGGTCAGGACATGGCGTTCGACCCGGCCGCCGATGCCGACGATGACAGCGCCTTCCAGTCGCCTGCGCATTATCTGGAGGATCATCGCTACGACCCGGCTCGCCAGCTCGAGGACGCCGACTGGAGTGACAGCTCCAGCAGCAACCTGCACGAAGCGCTGGAAAGCCTGGATGAACGCAGCCGCGACATCCTCTACCAGCGCTGGCTGGCCGAGGAGAAGGCGACGCTGCATGACCTGGCCGCCAAGTACAACGTTTCGGCCGAGCGTATCCGCCAGCTCGAGAAGAACGCGATGAACAAGCTCAAGGGCTGTATCGCCGCCTGA
- the mtgA gene encoding monofunctional biosynthetic peptidoglycan transglycosylase — protein sequence MLRTLTCRLLKLLLWLMLASALLVLVLRWVPPPGTALMIERKIESWNSGQALDLKRQWRPWNELPDHLKMAVIAAEDQKFAEHWGFDMDAIQAALAHNQSGGSLRGASTLSQQVAKNLFLWSGRSWVRKGLEAWFTALIELLWSKERILEVYLNSVEWGDGIFGAEAAAQHHFAVGAPYLNRQQASQLAAVLPNPLRWSAGRPDSYVLRRAAWIRQQVNQLGGSHYLNQLKPKRPDGWPRWL from the coding sequence ATGCTCCGAACCCTGACCTGCCGCCTGCTGAAACTGCTGCTCTGGCTGATGCTGGCCAGTGCCCTGCTGGTGCTCGTATTGCGCTGGGTACCACCACCCGGCACGGCGCTGATGATCGAACGCAAGATCGAATCCTGGAACAGTGGGCAAGCGCTGGACCTCAAGCGTCAGTGGCGCCCCTGGAACGAGCTGCCGGATCACCTGAAGATGGCGGTGATAGCCGCCGAGGACCAGAAGTTCGCCGAGCACTGGGGCTTCGACATGGACGCCATCCAGGCGGCACTGGCCCACAATCAGAGCGGCGGTTCGCTACGCGGTGCCAGCACCCTCAGCCAGCAGGTGGCCAAGAACCTGTTCCTCTGGTCCGGTCGTAGCTGGGTGCGCAAGGGACTGGAGGCCTGGTTCACGGCGCTGATCGAACTGCTCTGGTCGAAGGAGCGCATCCTCGAGGTCTACCTCAACAGCGTCGAATGGGGCGACGGCATCTTCGGCGCCGAAGCGGCCGCACAACATCATTTCGCTGTTGGCGCGCCCTATCTGAATCGCCAGCAGGCCAGCCAGTTGGCCGCCGTACTGCCCAACCCGCTGCGCTGGAGCGCAGGTCGTCCGGATAGCTATGTGCTCCGGCGTGCGGCGTGGATCCGCCAGCAGGTGAACCAGCTTGGCGGCAGTCACTACCTCAACCAGCTCAAACCCAAGCGCCCGGACGGCTGGCCGCGCTGGCTGTAG
- a CDS encoding DUF423 domain-containing protein, translating into MARLWLLLSAFAGFTGVALGAFAAHGLKHRLTPEHLTVFQTGTHYQLIHALALFGVGLLALHLPGRLVNLAGGAFTLGILLFSGSLYLLTLSGIGKLGIITPFGGVAFLIGWLCLGLAAWKLT; encoded by the coding sequence ATGGCCCGTCTCTGGCTGTTGTTATCCGCTTTCGCCGGCTTTACTGGTGTGGCTCTGGGCGCTTTTGCGGCCCATGGTCTGAAACACCGGCTGACGCCCGAACATCTGACGGTGTTCCAGACCGGCACGCACTACCAGCTGATTCACGCGCTGGCCCTGTTCGGCGTTGGCCTGCTGGCGCTGCACCTGCCCGGACGACTGGTCAACCTGGCCGGCGGGGCCTTCACCCTGGGCATTCTGCTGTTCTCCGGCAGCCTCTACCTGCTGACCCTCAGCGGCATCGGCAAGCTTGGCATCATCACACCCTTTGGCGGTGTGGCCTTCCTGATCGGCTGGCTGTGTCTGGGGCTGGCGGCCTGGAAGCTGACCTGA
- the thiS gene encoding sulfur carrier protein ThiS — MRIQLNGEAFELPDNQTVADLLVRLDLTGRRVAVELNLDIVPRSQHDSTLLAEGDQVEVVHAIGGG; from the coding sequence ATGCGTATCCAGTTGAATGGTGAAGCCTTCGAACTGCCGGATAACCAGACCGTCGCCGACCTGTTGGTTCGCCTCGACCTGACCGGGCGCCGTGTGGCGGTCGAACTCAATCTGGACATCGTTCCACGCAGCCAGCACGACAGCACCCTGCTCGCCGAGGGTGATCAGGTGGAAGTGGTGCACGCCATCGGCGGCGGTTGA
- a CDS encoding thiazole synthase yields MSQVRSDKPFTLAGRTFQSRLLVGTGKYKDMDETRDAIAASGAEIVTVAVRRTNIGQNPGEPNLLDVISPDKYTILPNTAGCYDAVEAVRTCRLARELLDGHNLVKLEVLADQKTLFPNVIETIKAAEVLVKDGFDVMVYTSDDPIIARQLAEIGCIAVMPLAGLIGSGLGICNPYNLRIILEESKVPVLVDAGVGTASDATIAMELGCEAVLMNSAIAEAQDPVLMARAMQHAVEAGRLAYLAGRMPKKLYASASSPLTGLIK; encoded by the coding sequence ATGAGCCAAGTTCGCAGCGACAAGCCCTTCACCCTGGCTGGTCGTACGTTCCAGTCGCGTCTGCTGGTCGGTACCGGCAAGTACAAGGATATGGACGAGACCCGTGACGCCATCGCCGCTTCCGGTGCCGAGATCGTCACCGTGGCGGTGCGCCGCACCAACATCGGCCAGAACCCCGGTGAGCCGAACCTGCTCGATGTGATCAGCCCCGACAAGTACACCATCCTGCCCAATACCGCCGGTTGCTACGACGCCGTCGAGGCTGTACGTACCTGCCGCCTGGCCCGTGAGCTGCTCGACGGCCACAACCTGGTCAAGCTGGAAGTGCTGGCTGACCAGAAGACCCTGTTCCCCAACGTCATCGAAACCATCAAGGCTGCCGAAGTGCTGGTCAAGGACGGTTTCGACGTTATGGTCTACACCAGCGACGACCCCATCATTGCCCGTCAGCTGGCCGAGATCGGCTGCATCGCGGTGATGCCGCTGGCCGGCCTGATCGGTTCGGGCCTGGGTATCTGCAACCCGTACAACCTGCGCATCATCCTCGAGGAATCGAAGGTGCCGGTGCTGGTCGATGCCGGTGTAGGCACCGCTTCCGACGCCACCATCGCCATGGAACTGGGCTGCGAGGCGGTGCTGATGAACAGCGCCATCGCCGAAGCGCAGGATCCGGTGCTCATGGCTCGCGCCATGCAGCACGCCGTCGAGGCAGGACGTCTGGCCTACCTGGCCGGCCGTATGCCGAAGAAACTCTACGCCAGCGCGTCGTCGCCGCTGACTGGTCTGATCAAGTAA
- the trmB gene encoding tRNA (guanosine(46)-N7)-methyltransferase TrmB — MTDIQQPELTDDGRQRRTIKSFVMRAGRMTEGQQRGLDKGWPLFGLELEDGLRDFDQVFGRSAPRTFEIGFGMGHSTLEMAAAAPEQDFIGVEVHKPGVGALLNGAMAQDLSNIRVYSCDALEVLRDCVADASLDRVLLFFPDPWHKSRHHKRRIVQPAFAELVRRKLKIGGVLHMATDWENYAEHMLEVMNAAPGYRNLAADGTYVPRPEERPVTKFERRGERLGHGVWDLKFQRQE, encoded by the coding sequence ATGACCGATATCCAGCAGCCCGAACTGACCGACGATGGTCGCCAGCGCCGTACCATCAAGAGCTTCGTGATGCGCGCCGGGCGCATGACCGAAGGCCAGCAGCGTGGTCTGGACAAAGGCTGGCCGCTGTTCGGTCTCGAGCTCGAAGACGGCCTGCGCGATTTCGATCAGGTATTCGGTCGCAGTGCACCGCGCACCTTCGAGATCGGTTTCGGCATGGGCCATTCCACTCTGGAAATGGCTGCTGCCGCGCCCGAGCAGGACTTCATCGGCGTCGAGGTGCACAAGCCCGGCGTCGGCGCGCTGCTCAATGGTGCCATGGCGCAGGACCTGAGCAACATCCGCGTGTACAGCTGCGATGCGCTGGAGGTGCTGCGCGACTGTGTCGCCGATGCCAGCCTCGACCGCGTGCTGCTGTTCTTCCCCGATCCCTGGCACAAGTCGCGTCACCACAAGCGCCGCATCGTGCAGCCGGCCTTCGCTGAGCTGGTGCGCCGCAAGCTGAAGATCGGCGGTGTGCTGCATATGGCCACCGACTGGGAAAACTACGCCGAGCACATGCTCGAGGTGATGAATGCTGCGCCGGGCTACCGCAACCTGGCGGCTGATGGCACCTATGTGCCGCGCCCCGAGGAGCGCCCGGTGACCAAGTTCGAGCGCCGCGGCGAGCGCCTCGGCCATGGTGTATGGGACCTCAAGTTTCAGCGCCAGGAGTGA
- a CDS encoding DUF1329 domain-containing protein: MLRSVSILLLTALALQAQAKVDASQAARLERDLTPLGGERAGNAAGTIPAWTGGLATPPAGYQPGMHHPDPYAGDKLLYRVDSQNLAQYEPQLPIGLKTLLQENPSFYLRVFPTRRSAAAPQRIYDATRFNAQNAELISGGNGVQGAAAGVPFPLPQTGQEAIWNHIMRYRGDQISMATNQAAVLANGSYNLLKLERDVYFLYGREGVAPQDLDNTLFYYRYKVVAPAKLAGSALVVQETLDQVLAIRKAWRFNRGERRVRRLPMLAYDTLQPDTNGMATSDQVDAYNGAPNRYEWQLLGKREMLVPYNSYAVHQQGIPYADILQTKHVNPELLRYELHRVWVVEADLRKGFSHPYAKRRFYLDEDSWQILAVDLYDRSGKLIGLQEAHPISYYDVPMFGSTLETIYDFKGERYFADGLDNNEKMYDFNAKLGPRDFTPQALRREGN; this comes from the coding sequence GTGTTGAGATCGGTTTCCATTCTTTTGCTGACTGCCCTGGCCCTTCAGGCCCAGGCGAAGGTCGATGCCAGTCAGGCTGCGCGCCTGGAGCGGGACCTGACCCCGCTGGGCGGCGAGCGGGCAGGTAATGCTGCCGGCACCATTCCCGCCTGGACGGGCGGCCTGGCGACTCCGCCAGCTGGCTACCAGCCCGGCATGCACCACCCGGACCCATACGCAGGCGACAAACTGCTGTATCGCGTCGACAGCCAGAACCTGGCGCAGTACGAACCGCAACTGCCGATCGGCCTCAAGACCCTGCTGCAGGAGAACCCCAGCTTCTACCTGCGGGTCTTCCCGACCCGCCGCAGCGCTGCAGCGCCGCAGCGTATCTATGACGCCACGCGCTTCAATGCACAGAATGCCGAGCTGATTTCCGGTGGCAATGGTGTGCAGGGCGCAGCTGCCGGCGTGCCGTTCCCCCTGCCGCAGACCGGTCAGGAGGCCATCTGGAACCACATCATGCGTTACCGTGGTGACCAGATCAGCATGGCCACCAACCAGGCAGCAGTGCTCGCCAACGGCAGCTACAACCTGCTCAAGCTCGAGCGCGACGTCTATTTCCTCTATGGCCGCGAAGGCGTTGCCCCGCAGGATCTGGACAACACCCTGTTCTACTATCGGTACAAGGTCGTGGCACCGGCCAAGCTGGCCGGCTCGGCGCTGGTGGTGCAGGAGACGCTCGATCAGGTACTGGCGATTCGCAAGGCCTGGCGCTTCAACCGCGGTGAGCGCCGTGTACGCCGCTTGCCGATGCTCGCCTATGACACCCTGCAGCCCGATACCAACGGCATGGCCACTTCTGACCAGGTGGACGCCTACAATGGCGCGCCGAATCGTTACGAATGGCAACTGTTGGGCAAGCGCGAGATGCTGGTGCCCTACAACAGCTACGCCGTGCACCAGCAGGGCATTCCTTACGCCGACATTCTGCAGACCAAGCACGTCAATCCCGAGTTGCTGCGCTACGAGCTGCATCGCGTCTGGGTGGTCGAGGCCGACCTGCGCAAGGGCTTCAGCCACCCTTACGCCAAGCGCCGCTTCTACCTGGACGAAGACAGCTGGCAGATCCTCGCCGTCGACCTCTACGACCGCAGCGGCAAGCTGATCGGCCTGCAGGAAGCGCACCCGATCAGCTACTACGACGTGCCGATGTTCGGTTCGACCCTGGAGACCATCTACGACTTCAAGGGCGAGCGCTACTTCGCCGACGGTCTCGACAACAACGAGAAGATGTACGACTTCAACGCCAAGCTGGGGCCGCGCGACTTCACCCCCCAGGCGCTGCGCCGCGAAGGCAACTGA
- a CDS encoding NAD(P)-dependent alcohol dehydrogenase has product MGLMKAAVFVEPGRIELVEKPIPPVGPNDALVRITTTTICGTDVHILKGEYPVAKGLTVGHEPVGIIEKLGSNVQGYQEGQRVIAGAICPSFTSYACQDGYPSQDGGCQCHGYKPMGGWRFGNSIDGTQAEYVLVPDAQANLAPVPDGLSDEQVLMCPDIMSTGFAGAEAANIRIGDVVAVFAQGPIGLCATAGAKLRGASTIIAIDGVNERLEIARQLGADVTLNFREVDVVDEILKLTGGRGVDASIEALGLQSTFEQALRVLKPGGTLSSLGVYSSDLTIPLGAFHAGLGDHRIVTSLCPGGKERMRRLLNVVASGRVELGALVTHEYRLDDIVAAYDLFANQRDGVLKVAIKPF; this is encoded by the coding sequence ATGGGCCTGATGAAAGCTGCGGTATTTGTAGAGCCCGGGCGTATCGAACTGGTGGAAAAACCCATTCCGCCAGTTGGCCCCAACGATGCGCTGGTACGCATCACCACCACCACCATCTGCGGTACCGACGTGCACATCCTCAAGGGTGAGTACCCGGTGGCCAAGGGCCTGACCGTGGGTCACGAGCCGGTGGGGATCATCGAGAAGCTGGGCAGCAACGTGCAGGGCTACCAGGAAGGTCAGCGGGTCATCGCTGGTGCCATCTGCCCCAGCTTCACCTCTTACGCCTGCCAGGACGGCTATCCGTCGCAGGACGGTGGCTGCCAGTGCCATGGCTACAAGCCCATGGGGGGCTGGCGTTTCGGCAACAGCATCGACGGCACCCAGGCCGAGTACGTATTGGTGCCCGACGCCCAGGCCAACCTGGCGCCGGTGCCGGACGGCCTGAGCGACGAGCAGGTGCTGATGTGCCCGGACATCATGTCCACCGGCTTTGCCGGCGCCGAAGCGGCCAATATCAGGATCGGTGATGTGGTGGCGGTGTTCGCCCAGGGGCCGATAGGCCTGTGTGCGACCGCAGGTGCCAAGCTGCGCGGTGCCAGCACCATCATCGCCATCGACGGTGTCAACGAGCGGTTGGAGATCGCCCGCCAGCTGGGCGCCGATGTCACCCTGAACTTCCGCGAAGTGGACGTGGTGGACGAGATCCTCAAGCTCACCGGTGGCCGCGGTGTGGACGCCTCGATCGAGGCGCTGGGCCTGCAGAGCACCTTCGAACAGGCGCTACGGGTGCTCAAGCCGGGCGGCACGCTGTCCAGCCTGGGTGTCTACTCCAGCGATCTGACCATCCCGCTAGGGGCCTTCCATGCGGGCCTCGGCGATCATCGCATCGTCACCTCGCTGTGCCCGGGCGGCAAGGAGCGCATGCGGCGTCTGCTCAACGTGGTGGCCTCCGGCCGCGTCGAGCTTGGCGCGCTGGTGACCCACGAATACCGCCTGGATGACATCGTCGCGGCCTACGATCTGTTCGCCAACCAGCGCGACGGCGTGCTCAAGGTGGCGATCAAACCGTTCTGA